In Chryseobacterium lactis, a single genomic region encodes these proteins:
- a CDS encoding TetR/AcrR family transcriptional regulator yields the protein MFSTIHNEQDQLSKQILNAASELYLKYGFKKVTMDDISKTIGKSRTSIYYYYKNREEVFQAVLSSLVQEVAAEIGNAMDEQKTIEEKIRAFCLTKITTSESKKPFFTAVEAGMNAEEKSRHSRVMEVVHQHLMDGEKIILTKALSESSSKKEIRLLTQEEQDTVIFILQSSIRGIKREMILKNSFDDLNTTVDVLTSMTIKWLE from the coding sequence ATGTTTTCAACCATACACAACGAACAGGATCAGCTTTCGAAACAGATACTTAACGCTGCTTCTGAGCTATATCTGAAGTATGGTTTCAAAAAAGTAACGATGGATGATATTTCCAAAACCATCGGTAAAAGCAGAACTTCTATTTATTACTATTATAAGAACCGCGAGGAAGTATTCCAGGCCGTTTTAAGTTCTCTGGTACAGGAAGTTGCTGCCGAAATAGGTAATGCTATGGATGAGCAGAAAACCATTGAAGAAAAAATCAGAGCTTTCTGCCTGACCAAGATTACCACTTCCGAAAGCAAAAAACCTTTCTTTACGGCTGTTGAAGCAGGCATGAATGCAGAAGAAAAATCAAGGCACTCCCGGGTTATGGAAGTTGTTCATCAGCATTTAATGGATGGAGAAAAAATCATTCTTACCAAAGCACTTTCTGAAAGTAGCAGCAAAAAAGAAATCCGCCTTTTAACACAGGAAGAGCAGGATACTGTTATTTTCATTTTGCAAAGCAGTATCAGAGGGATTAAACGTGAAATGATTTTAAAAAATAGTTTTGATGATTTAAATACCACCGTTGATGTGTTGACGTCTATGACCATCAAATGGCTGGAATAA
- a CDS encoding helix-turn-helix domain-containing protein, translating into MGQRATKTIKTITEFHRSRGVQPPDHPLISVIDYHDVKRPSDIGEVNWMLNFYMISLKIGINGQLKYGQQDYDFDEGTMFFISPNQVFRIETDENPQQQKSGWMLLIHPDFLWNTSLAKTIKKYDFFDYSVNEALFLSKKEEQVINGIIENIEREYHANIDKFSQNIIVSHIETLLNYSERFYERQFITRKITSHEVLDRLEELLDGYIGNNDLMLKGLPTVQQIADKLHMSSNYLSRLLTTLTGQSTQQFIHDKLIEKAKEKLSATNLSISEIAYELGFEHPQSFTRLFKNKTHLSPLEFRNSFN; encoded by the coding sequence ATGGGACAACGGGCTACAAAAACAATAAAAACCATCACTGAATTTCATCGGTCAAGAGGCGTACAACCTCCTGATCATCCGTTGATCAGTGTAATTGATTATCATGATGTCAAACGTCCTTCCGATATTGGCGAGGTCAACTGGATGCTGAATTTTTATATGATTTCTCTCAAAATAGGAATTAACGGGCAGTTGAAATATGGTCAGCAGGATTACGATTTTGATGAAGGAACGATGTTCTTTATTTCTCCCAATCAGGTGTTCAGAATTGAAACAGATGAAAATCCCCAACAACAGAAATCCGGTTGGATGCTGCTGATTCATCCTGATTTTTTATGGAATACATCTCTTGCGAAGACGATAAAAAAGTATGATTTTTTTGATTATTCTGTCAATGAAGCTTTGTTTCTTTCAAAAAAAGAAGAACAAGTCATCAATGGAATTATAGAAAATATTGAGCGGGAATATCATGCTAATATTGATAAATTCAGTCAGAATATTATTGTTTCTCATATTGAAACGCTACTTAACTATTCAGAAAGATTTTATGAGCGCCAATTTATCACAAGAAAAATAACCAGCCATGAGGTTCTGGATCGCTTAGAGGAATTGCTGGATGGCTATATCGGAAATAATGATCTGATGTTAAAAGGACTGCCGACAGTACAGCAGATTGCCGATAAACTTCACATGTCTTCCAATTATCTGAGCCGGTTACTTACCACACTTACCGGGCAAAGTACCCAGCAGTTTATTCATGATAAATTGATTGAAAAGGCCAAAGAAAAGCTTTCTGCAACAAATTTGTCAATAAGTGAGATTGCTTATGAATTGGGTTTTGAGCATCCCCAGTCTTTTACCAGGTTGTTTAAAAATAAAACCCATCTTTCACCTTTGGAATTCAGAAATTCTTTTAATTAG
- a CDS encoding nuclear transport factor 2 family protein produces MNSENEIKARYRAYCDACESGHLEKLENFWKVPTIFVVNDGAPGVAKHLIKGYDELVSLYRTMFDASTGVDQTVITKQDVTMYGNNLGIIQTELEHYAGERLDNIQKAIYHCVKENGEWYFVAHLSDIENK; encoded by the coding sequence ATGAATTCAGAAAATGAAATCAAAGCACGTTACCGTGCTTATTGTGATGCTTGTGAAAGTGGTCACCTTGAAAAACTTGAAAACTTTTGGAAGGTTCCTACAATTTTTGTTGTCAATGACGGCGCTCCAGGAGTAGCTAAACATTTAATCAAAGGATATGATGAACTTGTCAGCTTATATCGTACAATGTTTGATGCTTCTACAGGCGTTGACCAAACAGTGATCACCAAACAGGATGTTACGATGTATGGAAATAATTTAGGAATTATTCAGACTGAACTGGAACATTATGCAGGTGAAAGATTAGATAATATCCAAAAGGCGATATATCATTGTGTGAAGGAAAATGGTGAATGGTATTTTGTAGCCCACCTCAGCGATATAGAAAACAAATAA
- a CDS encoding YciE/YciF ferroxidase family protein, translating into MATKTVTKKTTPKKSTAAKSTPAKKTTKTPAKKNAAKELKDLFEDGLKDIYWAEKALVKALPKMHKNATDKKLKQAIENHLMETQVHVKRLEECFKSLKKRAQAKKCDAMQGLLDEGKNIMEETKPGSVRDAGIIAAAQKVEHYEIATYGTLAAYAKVLKENVCLKNFLATLNEEKKCDKLLTKVADTGLNTKAL; encoded by the coding sequence ATGGCAACCAAAACCGTCACAAAAAAAACAACACCAAAAAAATCAACAGCAGCCAAATCAACTCCGGCTAAAAAAACAACAAAAACACCGGCAAAGAAGAATGCCGCCAAAGAATTGAAGGATCTGTTTGAAGATGGTCTGAAAGACATCTATTGGGCAGAAAAAGCATTGGTGAAAGCATTACCAAAAATGCATAAGAATGCTACAGACAAAAAGCTAAAACAAGCCATTGAAAATCACCTGATGGAAACACAGGTTCATGTAAAAAGGCTTGAAGAATGTTTCAAATCCCTTAAAAAAAGAGCACAGGCAAAAAAATGTGATGCCATGCAGGGACTTCTTGATGAAGGAAAAAACATCATGGAAGAAACAAAACCAGGATCTGTACGAGATGCAGGAATCATAGCAGCAGCACAAAAAGTTGAACATTATGAAATTGCAACGTATGGTACCCTTGCTGCCTATGCAAAAGTCCTTAAAGAAAATGTTTGCCTTAAAAACTTTCTGGCAACTCTTAACGAAGAAAAGAAATGTGACAAGCTACTTACAAAAGTTGCTGATACAGGACTCAATACGAAAGCACTATAA
- a CDS encoding amidohydrolase family protein, which translates to MMKKYFTYILLFGSPLFLCQNKTDGKSTYQQSWVTLEEENAALAFDADIQLTNPELALDKKLFEVRKQFLSETEKQKIPIYNSSFNQIKPLIESSSLFKIFQTMPKGGLLHTHSGGLASMKWVISTARKYKECYVFDQKDTKDFIYGQLAFFENGKAPQGFVSLDKKLVANPDFENELLGLLTLKRDNLCSYNDYWIEFEKRFTRINLLLPYRPFFKEYYKEGFRELLKDKIQHVEIRYVFDELYDFQHGKYPLKTSITDLQDIVKEIRKSDPQFSLKLIYSSFKFLDSESIGKQLEIAFGLKKEFPDMISGFDLVADEAAGHSINSFQKNWSKLNELSVKYGVQMPLFLHAGESASVFNKNILDVSLLNNQRIGHGFNLIYFPKTMELIKKQNRLVEVSPISNQILGYVSDLRNHPARVLLSNGVQCSINSDDPSVYGYDGLSYDFWTAFVFWELDVKALKKLVFNSINYSSLNDNEKKQSLAYLNKEWDSFIQKTNMDLK; encoded by the coding sequence ATGATGAAGAAATACTTTACCTATATTTTACTTTTTGGATCTCCTTTGTTTTTGTGTCAAAATAAAACAGATGGAAAATCCACCTATCAACAAAGCTGGGTAACATTGGAGGAAGAAAATGCAGCACTGGCCTTTGATGCCGATATACAATTAACCAATCCGGAACTGGCATTGGATAAAAAATTGTTTGAGGTAAGAAAGCAGTTCCTTAGTGAAACAGAGAAACAGAAAATTCCTATATACAACAGTTCTTTTAATCAAATAAAACCATTGATTGAAAGCAGCAGCCTTTTTAAAATTTTTCAGACCATGCCTAAAGGAGGCTTGCTGCACACCCATAGCGGAGGATTGGCCAGTATGAAATGGGTTATTTCAACGGCAAGAAAATATAAAGAATGCTACGTTTTCGATCAGAAAGATACCAAAGACTTTATTTATGGGCAGCTTGCTTTTTTTGAGAATGGAAAAGCTCCTCAGGGATTTGTCAGTCTTGATAAGAAATTGGTTGCAAATCCTGATTTTGAAAATGAACTGCTTGGGCTTCTCACTCTGAAGCGTGATAATCTTTGCAGCTATAACGATTACTGGATTGAATTTGAAAAGCGTTTTACAAGAATTAATCTGCTGTTGCCGTATCGTCCTTTTTTCAAAGAATATTATAAAGAAGGGTTCCGTGAATTGTTGAAGGACAAAATACAACATGTTGAAATCAGGTATGTTTTTGATGAACTCTACGATTTTCAGCATGGAAAATATCCTTTAAAAACTTCAATTACTGATCTGCAGGATATCGTTAAAGAAATACGAAAATCAGATCCACAATTCAGTTTGAAATTAATCTATTCAAGCTTTAAGTTTTTGGACTCGGAAAGTATTGGAAAACAGCTTGAAATCGCTTTTGGACTTAAAAAAGAATTCCCGGATATGATTTCCGGTTTTGACCTTGTAGCAGATGAAGCAGCTGGGCATAGCATCAATTCTTTTCAGAAAAACTGGTCAAAATTGAATGAACTTTCAGTGAAATATGGAGTACAAATGCCTCTTTTCCTTCATGCCGGTGAAAGTGCCTCGGTTTTTAATAAAAATATTCTGGATGTTTCATTATTGAATAATCAGAGGATTGGTCACGGTTTTAATTTGATTTATTTCCCAAAAACAATGGAACTCATTAAGAAACAGAACAGATTGGTAGAAGTAAGTCCCATCAGTAACCAGATTTTAGGGTATGTGAGTGACTTAAGAAACCATCCTGCAAGAGTTTTATTGAGTAATGGGGTGCAATGTTCTATCAATAGTGATGATCCGTCAGTATATGGATATGATGGTCTTAGCTATGATTTCTGGACTGCATTTGTGTTTTGGGAACTGGATGTAAAAGCCCTGAAAAAACTCGTTTTCAATTCAATTAATTATTCTTCTTTGAATGATAATGAAAAAAAACAATCTCTTGCATATTTGAACAAAGAATGGGACAGTTTCATTCAAAAGACAAATATGGATTTAAAATAA
- a CDS encoding MFS transporter, with translation MKKLSNISTFRAFQSNNYTLYFFGRSVSQLGTWMQRTAVVWVVYSMTHSAFMLGLAIFAEQFPSFLFSAFGGVAADRHNRYKIINITQIASLIQSVLLAVLIISGHQNVWLILGLSVILGIINAYDVPARQSLINEVVHDPADLQSALSLTASMASLAKLLGPALSGIILQQFGAGVCFLLNAASFAAVMISISMMKIAKVSQLPSTARQSILKELTEGFRYIKNESSIGWVIVMLSITGLLVLPYDTLTPVYAKEIFKGDAKTFGYISSFIGAGAVLGTIILASLKENVSMRKILIGSTVILSIGLICFAYTSNFILAMFFAAVTGFGGVAQFTTCNIIVQSEAAPEMRSRVISILLTAIFGMLPLGSLLIGIVSEKIGAPNTLLFEGIAGLVIAFAFRNILIKKKNNTPPDPQLLEESEEIFINKT, from the coding sequence ATGAAGAAATTAAGCAACATCAGTACATTCAGAGCTTTTCAAAGTAATAATTATACTTTATATTTTTTTGGACGTTCCGTATCACAGCTGGGAACATGGATGCAGCGCACGGCCGTTGTATGGGTAGTTTACAGTATGACACATTCTGCCTTTATGCTGGGACTGGCTATTTTTGCAGAACAGTTTCCTTCCTTTTTATTTTCTGCATTTGGTGGTGTGGCAGCAGATCGGCACAACCGCTATAAGATTATTAATATTACTCAGATCGCTTCGTTAATTCAGTCTGTTTTACTTGCCGTACTGATCATTAGTGGTCATCAGAATGTATGGTTAATACTGGGGCTGAGTGTAATCCTTGGGATCATCAATGCTTATGATGTTCCTGCCAGACAATCTTTAATCAATGAAGTGGTACATGATCCTGCGGACTTGCAAAGCGCTCTTTCATTGACGGCTTCTATGGCAAGTCTTGCTAAATTGCTGGGACCTGCTCTATCAGGAATTATCCTACAACAATTTGGAGCCGGGGTTTGTTTTCTATTAAATGCTGCAAGTTTTGCCGCGGTGATGATTTCTATTTCTATGATGAAAATTGCGAAAGTCTCTCAACTTCCAAGTACCGCAAGACAAAGTATATTAAAGGAACTGACGGAAGGATTCAGGTATATTAAAAATGAATCTTCCATTGGATGGGTTATTGTAATGTTGAGTATCACAGGGTTGCTTGTACTTCCATATGATACCCTTACGCCCGTGTATGCCAAAGAAATTTTTAAAGGTGATGCTAAAACATTTGGCTACATCTCCAGCTTTATTGGTGCAGGTGCTGTCCTGGGCACCATCATTCTTGCTTCTTTAAAAGAAAATGTATCCATGCGGAAGATATTGATTGGAAGTACAGTCATTCTGAGTATTGGGCTTATTTGTTTTGCCTATACAAGCAATTTTATACTGGCTATGTTTTTTGCCGCGGTCACAGGTTTTGGAGGAGTTGCACAGTTTACAACCTGTAATATTATTGTTCAGTCTGAAGCAGCACCGGAAATGCGTTCCAGAGTGATCAGTATTCTTCTGACAGCAATATTCGGGATGCTTCCGCTGGGAAGTTTGCTTATCGGAATTGTTTCAGAAAAAATTGGGGCTCCCAATACCCTTTTATTTGAAGGTATTGCCGGATTAGTTATTGCATTCGCATTCAGAAATATTTTAATCAAAAAGAAGAACAACACTCCTCCGGATCCACAACTACTAGAGGAATCGGAAGAAATATTTATCAATAAAACATAA
- a CDS encoding SusC/RagA family TonB-linked outer membrane protein codes for MRKKQCKLGVLALLFIAEYGFAQTKDSLTRENTIQEVVVVAFGKQKKEEITGSVQSLKAKDLSNLQNGNILQGIGGKVAGVQVVSSGQPGSQPTIRMRGIGSINASSDPLIVLDGIPYSGNLNSIAASDIESISFLEDASSNALYGSRGANGVIIVNTKRGKNKGLSIDVDVKTGVNFRSIQDYPVYTSPQDYYTAFYNRARIGEVARLKQPGAVPSGSTPHDVGLAALTKLGYNAYNVPFAQLIRQDGSFNPEAQLLYQDNWKKLLFKPALRREATVGINANGDQVKSYTSLNYLDDKGYLISSGFERFGIRSNVDYSITSRLKLTSALSYTYSKQDFGETGGFSNPFQFARNISPFYPVFLRDNNYQRLYDSYGNALYDYGDGSGPNGAARSYAVFENPVGNLQKDKSQTTSNVSNINLGLNYEIIKGLDFTYNFGAYLENVRNLQFGNTEGGTSSSVGGTITRASQFRYTLNHQQLLTYQKKLGKHNFNILIGHELNKIKNENMSGTKQQLVLPNSSSFDNAVKITDLSGNGYEYAVEGYFSRLLYNYDGKYFFNANIRRDGSSVFSPESRWGNFYGLGAAWNVAKEDFLKGNNVIDALKLKASYGQQGNDNILLDSSTRDYYAYQDIYGINNFGDGNPVLSLKKQGNKDLKWETSKNLNAGFEISLLKNKINLNADYFERKVSDMIYALPLPPSNSGSYIKYGNIGDMINRGVQANLNVDILHTDNLQWNIYANATHYKNKITRLPAEQRNTGLVSGLFILSEGGDRYTYYLKEFAGVNPENGDALWYRTAINPTTQKEEKTITNNYKEATDYNTGKSAIPKVYGGFGTDITYKRVNLSVNFAYQFGGYGYDDIYRSLFHSDTYGSNYSTDLDKTWTPENPNAALPRVDLTSTNQNGNSTLYLIKSDYISLQDVTLSYQLSDDFARHAGLSGLKVYLTGNNLYLWSKRKGYDPRASLTGVSDSYKYSLLSSVSLGFKLTF; via the coding sequence ATGAGAAAAAAACAATGCAAACTTGGTGTATTGGCCCTGCTGTTCATTGCAGAATATGGTTTTGCCCAAACTAAAGACAGCCTCACCCGGGAGAATACCATTCAGGAAGTGGTCGTAGTAGCTTTCGGGAAGCAAAAGAAAGAGGAAATTACAGGATCGGTACAGTCGTTAAAGGCTAAAGATTTATCAAACCTTCAAAATGGAAATATTCTCCAGGGAATCGGAGGTAAAGTAGCAGGGGTACAGGTGGTATCTTCCGGTCAGCCCGGCTCCCAACCTACCATAAGAATGAGAGGAATAGGCTCCATCAATGCGTCAAGTGATCCATTAATTGTACTGGACGGAATCCCTTACAGCGGAAATTTAAACAGCATAGCAGCCTCAGATATTGAAAGTATTTCCTTTCTTGAAGACGCTTCATCCAATGCTCTATATGGTTCCAGAGGAGCTAATGGAGTGATTATTGTAAATACCAAAAGAGGTAAGAATAAAGGATTGAGTATAGATGTTGATGTAAAAACCGGCGTTAATTTCAGGTCTATCCAGGATTATCCGGTATATACTTCGCCACAGGATTATTATACTGCTTTTTACAACAGGGCAAGAATCGGAGAAGTGGCCAGATTAAAGCAACCAGGTGCAGTTCCTTCCGGATCTACTCCACACGATGTTGGTCTTGCCGCACTGACCAAACTTGGCTATAATGCCTATAATGTACCTTTTGCCCAGCTGATCAGACAGGATGGCTCCTTTAATCCTGAAGCCCAATTATTATATCAGGACAACTGGAAAAAGCTGCTTTTCAAACCTGCATTGAGAAGAGAAGCTACCGTAGGAATAAATGCCAATGGTGATCAGGTAAAGTCTTATACTTCATTGAATTATCTGGACGACAAGGGTTATCTTATCTCATCAGGATTTGAAAGATTTGGAATACGATCCAATGTAGACTACTCTATTACATCCAGATTAAAGTTAACCAGTGCCCTATCCTACACTTACAGCAAGCAGGATTTTGGAGAAACCGGAGGCTTTTCCAATCCTTTCCAGTTTGCCAGAAATATCTCGCCTTTTTATCCCGTATTCCTGAGAGACAACAACTATCAAAGATTATATGACAGCTACGGAAATGCCCTTTATGATTATGGGGACGGAAGCGGGCCGAACGGCGCAGCACGATCTTATGCTGTTTTTGAGAATCCGGTAGGTAATCTTCAAAAAGACAAATCTCAGACTACAAGCAACGTGAGTAACATCAACCTGGGATTAAATTATGAAATCATTAAAGGTCTTGACTTCACTTATAATTTCGGAGCCTACCTTGAAAATGTAAGAAATCTCCAGTTTGGAAATACTGAAGGTGGTACTTCGTCATCAGTTGGAGGTACCATAACCCGTGCATCCCAATTCAGATATACATTGAACCATCAGCAATTACTGACCTATCAGAAGAAACTGGGCAAACACAATTTCAATATTCTTATCGGACATGAATTAAATAAAATAAAGAATGAGAACATGTCAGGTACCAAACAACAGCTTGTATTGCCCAATTCATCGTCTTTTGATAATGCTGTAAAAATAACAGACCTTTCAGGGAACGGGTACGAATATGCTGTGGAAGGTTACTTCTCAAGATTGCTTTATAATTATGACGGCAAATATTTCTTTAATGCCAATATACGAAGAGACGGCTCTTCTGTATTTTCTCCGGAAAGCAGATGGGGTAATTTTTATGGATTAGGAGCAGCCTGGAATGTGGCTAAGGAAGATTTTCTTAAAGGTAATAATGTTATAGATGCCCTGAAATTAAAAGCTTCTTACGGACAGCAGGGTAACGACAATATCCTACTGGACAGCTCTACAAGAGATTACTATGCCTATCAGGATATTTATGGAATTAATAATTTCGGAGATGGAAACCCTGTACTGTCACTTAAAAAGCAAGGGAACAAAGACTTAAAGTGGGAAACATCCAAAAACCTGAATGCCGGTTTTGAGATTTCTCTTCTTAAAAACAAGATAAACCTGAATGCAGATTATTTTGAAAGAAAAGTATCAGACATGATTTATGCTCTTCCGCTTCCTCCTTCCAATTCAGGGTCTTATATAAAGTATGGAAATATCGGGGATATGATCAACAGAGGGGTACAGGCCAACTTAAACGTGGATATTCTTCACACTGATAATCTCCAATGGAATATATACGCCAATGCAACCCATTATAAAAATAAGATCACCCGATTGCCTGCAGAACAAAGAAATACAGGGCTTGTTTCAGGTTTGTTTATTCTGAGCGAGGGTGGAGACCGATACACGTATTATCTTAAAGAATTTGCAGGTGTAAATCCTGAAAATGGTGATGCTTTATGGTACCGTACTGCCATCAATCCAACGACTCAAAAGGAAGAAAAAACGATCACAAACAATTATAAAGAAGCCACAGATTATAACACCGGAAAATCTGCCATTCCTAAAGTATATGGAGGATTCGGAACAGACATCACTTATAAAAGAGTAAATCTGTCGGTGAACTTTGCCTATCAGTTTGGGGGGTATGGCTATGATGATATTTACAGAAGTTTATTCCACTCAGATACCTATGGCTCCAATTATTCTACTGATCTGGATAAAACATGGACACCGGAAAATCCAAACGCCGCTCTGCCACGGGTAGATCTGACTTCTACGAATCAGAATGGAAATTCAACATTGTACCTGATCAAATCAGATTATATCAGTCTTCAGGATGTTACTTTATCTTACCAACTATCTGATGACTTTGCACGACACGCAGGTTTGTCAGGCTTGAAAGTCTATCTGACAGGAAACAACTTATACCTATGGTCAAAGAGAAAAGGATATGATCCAAGAGCTTCATTAACCGGAGTTTCCGATTCATATAAATATTCTCTGCTATCGAGCGTTTCTTTAGGCTTTAAACTTACTTTTTAA
- a CDS encoding cysteine hydrolase family protein, with amino-acid sequence MEKAKEALLVMDMQSSILGLLSDTKKLIADTAQAIKMARDKKIPVIYVVVGFRQGMPEISKNNKSFSVIKQNMAHVDMKEWMAIHPDLSPQEQDIIVVKKRFSAFTGSDLEVLLRGLEVEHLILTGISTSGVVLSTLREAADKDYKLSIIRDCCADGDEEVHRVLMDKVFPRQAEIISLNQWTS; translated from the coding sequence ATGGAAAAAGCAAAAGAGGCATTATTGGTCATGGACATGCAATCCTCGATTTTAGGCTTATTATCAGATACCAAAAAATTAATTGCTGATACTGCGCAGGCAATCAAAATGGCAAGGGACAAAAAAATTCCTGTCATTTATGTTGTGGTAGGTTTCAGACAAGGTATGCCGGAAATAAGTAAAAACAACAAATCATTTTCAGTTATAAAACAAAACATGGCCCATGTTGATATGAAGGAATGGATGGCTATTCATCCCGATCTTTCTCCACAGGAACAGGACATTATTGTTGTCAAAAAACGTTTTAGTGCTTTTACAGGTAGTGATCTGGAAGTACTACTCAGAGGCCTGGAAGTTGAACATCTGATATTGACGGGAATCTCTACCAGCGGAGTTGTTCTTTCCACCCTAAGAGAAGCTGCAGATAAAGATTATAAATTAAGCATCATCAGAGATTGTTGTGCAGATGGAGACGAAGAGGTTCATCGTGTCTTGATGGACAAAGTATTTCCAAGACAAGCTGAAATAATTTCCCTGAATCAATGGACTTCATAA
- a CDS encoding Crp/Fnr family transcriptional regulator: MIIDEDLLLENGAICEDYEPKTILFKEGDSPHYYFQIISGTVELNNYHEDGKEFTFNILSAGQSIGESLLFSDNNYPMNAVVKTRSQILKLPKSVFLDLIRKDQDITLNFFRCLSDRLYYKYIMLFNNSSADPLTKISCLLNYFKGFSGDKGQFTYHVPFTRQQIANLTGLCVETVIRSIKKMEKQNVVRITNRKIYY; the protein is encoded by the coding sequence ATGATCATCGATGAAGATTTGCTACTAGAAAATGGCGCAATTTGCGAAGATTACGAACCTAAAACGATCTTGTTTAAGGAAGGAGATTCTCCCCATTACTATTTTCAGATTATAAGCGGAACTGTAGAATTGAATAATTATCATGAAGATGGTAAAGAATTTACTTTCAATATTCTTTCTGCGGGTCAGAGTATCGGGGAATCATTGCTATTTAGTGATAATAACTATCCAATGAATGCCGTGGTTAAAACACGGTCTCAAATTTTAAAGCTGCCCAAAAGCGTTTTTTTGGATCTTATCCGTAAAGACCAGGATATTACATTGAATTTCTTCCGGTGTCTTTCTGATCGCCTTTATTACAAATACATTATGTTGTTTAATAATTCATCGGCAGATCCTTTGACAAAGATCAGTTGTTTGCTTAATTATTTCAAAGGGTTCAGCGGTGATAAAGGTCAGTTTACGTATCATGTTCCTTTTACCCGTCAGCAAATTGCCAATTTAACTGGGCTTTGTGTAGAAACCGTTATCCGGTCTATAAAAAAGATGGAAAAACAGAACGTCGTCAGAATTACAAATAGAAAGATTTACTATTAG
- a CDS encoding SDR family oxidoreductase — MNIVLTGSVGNIGKPLTQQLVEKGHSVTVISSNEERISAIEMLGAKAAIGSMFDPDFLAKTFKGADIVYLMETIEAAGDLFDKDVDFIGAISEIGHHYKAAVEKSGVKKMIHLSSIGAHTDQGTGIIIFHHHVENILKQLPDEVDIKFIRPVGIYFNMFSFINTIKNTGAIISNYGGDQKEPWVSPLDIAEVVVEEIEKPFEGRVVRYVASDEVSPNEIAKTLGNSIGKPGLQWNVISDDELLKSWLKIGFNEQVAKGFVETQAAQGTGVLYEDYYQHQPVLGKVKLADFAEEFAAAYKNDEVGK; from the coding sequence ATGAATATTGTTTTAACAGGTTCCGTCGGGAACATCGGAAAGCCACTTACACAACAACTGGTTGAAAAAGGACACTCAGTAACAGTTATCAGCAGTAATGAAGAAAGAATATCTGCTATCGAAATGTTGGGTGCAAAAGCAGCCATTGGAAGCATGTTTGATCCGGATTTTCTGGCTAAAACATTTAAAGGTGCGGATATCGTTTATTTAATGGAAACTATAGAGGCCGCTGGAGATCTATTTGATAAAGATGTAGATTTTATAGGAGCTATCAGTGAGATTGGGCATCATTATAAGGCAGCAGTCGAGAAGTCAGGTGTAAAAAAGATGATACACCTTAGCAGCATTGGAGCACATACCGATCAGGGAACCGGTATTATCATTTTTCACCATCATGTTGAAAATATCCTGAAGCAATTACCGGATGAGGTCGATATTAAGTTTATTCGCCCAGTCGGTATTTATTTTAATATGTTTTCTTTTATCAATACGATAAAAAATACCGGAGCTATTATTTCTAATTATGGAGGAGATCAAAAAGAACCATGGGTTTCGCCACTGGATATTGCAGAAGTTGTAGTTGAAGAAATTGAAAAACCATTTGAAGGAAGAGTAGTTCGTTATGTTGCCAGTGATGAGGTTTCACCGAACGAAATAGCAAAGACATTGGGGAATTCAATAGGAAAACCGGGTCTTCAATGGAACGTTATTTCAGATGATGAACTGCTGAAAAGCTGGCTGAAGATCGGATTTAATGAACAGGTCGCCAAAGGTTTTGTGGAAACTCAGGCTGCTCAGGGAACTGGTGTTTTGTATGAAGACTATTATCAGCATCAACCTGTCTTAGGGAAAGTGAAGCTAGCTGATTTTGCTGAAGAATTTGCTGCTGCATATAAAAATGATGAGGTGGGAAAATAA